One stretch of Streptomyces sp. 135 DNA includes these proteins:
- a CDS encoding DinB family protein: protein MTTSDFRTDLRVYLQDARDALLWKLEGLSEYDIRRPMTPTGTNLLGLVKHVTGAEALYFGATFGRPFDGPPLWITGDAEPNADLWATADESREHIVGLYRRAWAHSDATIESLELDAIGRLPGPEGREITLHRVLVHMIAETDRHAGHADVVRELIDGTAGLREDNDNLAQGNATWWAEHRAQVERAAREAG, encoded by the coding sequence CGACGCACTTCTCTGGAAGCTCGAAGGGCTGTCCGAGTACGACATACGCCGGCCCATGACGCCGACCGGCACCAACCTCCTCGGGCTGGTCAAGCACGTGACCGGCGCCGAGGCGCTGTACTTCGGTGCCACGTTCGGGCGGCCGTTCGACGGGCCGCCCCTGTGGATCACGGGCGACGCCGAGCCGAACGCGGACCTGTGGGCCACCGCCGACGAGAGCCGGGAGCACATCGTCGGGCTCTACCGGAGAGCGTGGGCCCACTCGGACGCGACGATCGAGTCACTGGAGCTCGACGCGATCGGCCGGCTGCCCGGCCCCGAGGGCCGGGAGATCACGTTGCACCGCGTTCTCGTCCACATGATCGCCGAGACCGACCGTCACGCGGGCCACGCCGACGTCGTCCGCGAACTCATCGACGGAACCGCCGGGTTGAGGGAGGACAACGACAACCTGGCACAGGGCAACGCCACTTGGTGGGCCGAGCACCGCGCCCAGGTGGAGCGCGCGGCACGCGAAGCCGGGTGA
- the rhaI gene encoding L-rhamnose isomerase, which yields MTDVAAVKAALKTQAIETPSWAYGNSGTRFKVFTQPGVPRSPREKLDDAAKVHEFTGAAPTVALHIPWDRVDDYAALARYAEERGLRLGAINSNTFQDDDYRLGSVCHPDAAVRRKAVAHLLECVDIMDATGSRDLKLWFADGTNYPGQDDIRARQDRLAEALATVHERLGDDQRMLLEYKFFEPAFYATDVPDWGTAYAHCLKLGEKARVVVDTGHHAPGTNIEFIVATLLREGKLGGFDFNSRFYADDDLMVGAADPFQLFRIMYEVVRGGGFTPGVAFMLDQCHNIEAKIPAIIRSVMNVQEATAKALLVDRAALASAQAAGDVLAANAVLMDAYDTDVRPLLAELREEQGLDGDPVAAYHRSGWAAKTAGERVGGAQAGWGA from the coding sequence GTGACCGACGTCGCCGCCGTGAAGGCCGCGCTGAAGACCCAGGCCATCGAGACGCCGTCGTGGGCGTACGGCAATTCCGGAACCCGCTTCAAGGTGTTCACGCAGCCCGGCGTGCCGCGCAGCCCGCGCGAGAAGCTCGACGACGCGGCGAAGGTCCACGAGTTCACCGGCGCCGCCCCGACCGTGGCGCTGCACATCCCCTGGGACCGGGTGGACGACTACGCCGCCCTCGCCCGGTACGCCGAGGAACGCGGCCTGCGGCTCGGGGCCATCAACTCCAACACCTTCCAGGACGACGACTACCGGCTCGGCAGCGTCTGCCACCCGGACGCCGCCGTGCGCCGCAAGGCGGTCGCCCATCTGCTGGAGTGCGTGGACATCATGGACGCCACCGGTTCACGGGACCTGAAGCTGTGGTTCGCCGACGGCACCAACTACCCCGGCCAGGACGACATCCGCGCCCGCCAGGACCGCCTTGCCGAGGCCCTCGCCACCGTCCACGAACGGCTCGGCGACGACCAGCGCATGCTCCTGGAGTACAAGTTCTTCGAGCCGGCCTTCTACGCCACCGACGTGCCCGACTGGGGCACGGCGTACGCGCACTGCCTCAAGCTCGGCGAAAAGGCACGGGTCGTCGTCGACACGGGACACCACGCGCCCGGCACGAACATCGAGTTCATCGTCGCGACGCTGCTGCGCGAGGGGAAGCTCGGCGGCTTCGACTTCAACTCCCGTTTCTACGCGGACGACGACCTGATGGTGGGCGCCGCCGACCCCTTCCAGCTGTTCCGGATCATGTACGAGGTCGTCCGGGGCGGCGGGTTCACCCCTGGCGTCGCCTTCATGCTGGACCAGTGCCACAACATCGAGGCGAAGATCCCCGCGATCATCCGCTCGGTGATGAACGTCCAAGAGGCCACCGCCAAGGCCCTGTTGGTGGACCGCGCGGCCCTCGCCTCCGCACAGGCCGCGGGCGACGTCCTGGCCGCGAACGCCGTACTCATGGACGCCTACGACACCGACGTACGCCCGCTGCTCGCCGAACTCCGGGAAGAGCAGGGCCTGGACGGCGATCCGGTGGCCGCCTACCACCGCTCCGGCTGGGCCGCGAAGACCGCCGGGGAGCGCGTCGGCGGCGCGCAGGCCGGCTGGGGAGCGTGA
- a CDS encoding bifunctional aldolase/short-chain dehydrogenase: MAPHPEAAALLERSHRLGADPRNTNYAGGNTSAKGTAPDPVTGGDVELMWVKGSGGDLGTLTGHGLAVLRLDRLRALKDVYPGDEREDEMVAAFDYCRHGKGGAAPSIDTAMHGLVDAAHVDHLHPDSGIALACAADGEKLTAECFGDSVVWVPWRRPGFRLGLDIAAVKEANPQAIGCVLGGHGITAWGATSEECERNSLRVIRTAESFLAERGRPDPFGPVVDGYEPLPEAGRRARAAALAPHVRALASRDRPQVGHFDDTAPVLDFVSRAEHPRLAALGTSCPDHFLRTKVRPLVLDLPPTAPLDETLARLEELHAAYREEYAAYYDRHATADSPAMRGADPAIVLVPGVGMFSFGKDKQTARVAGEFYVNAINVMRGAEAVSSYRPIDEAEKFRIEYWELEEAKLRRLPAPKPLATRVALVTGAGSGIGRAIAHRLAAEGACVVVADIDARNAEAVAEALGGPDKAMAVTVDVTSEAQITKAFEEALLAFGGVDLVVNNAGVSLSKPLLETTAHDWDVQHAVMARGSFLVSREAARVMRAQGLGGDIVYITSKNAVFAGPDNIAYSATKADQAHQVRLLAAELGEHGIRVNGVNPDGVVRGSGIFAGGWGARRAATYGIEEDKLGEFYAQRTLLKREVLPEHVANAVFALTGGDLTHTTGLHIPVDAGVAAAFLR, translated from the coding sequence ATGGCACCTCACCCCGAAGCCGCCGCACTCCTGGAGCGTTCGCACCGCCTCGGCGCCGACCCGCGCAACACCAACTACGCGGGCGGCAACACCTCCGCCAAGGGCACCGCCCCCGACCCGGTCACCGGCGGCGACGTCGAGCTGATGTGGGTCAAGGGGTCCGGCGGCGACCTGGGCACCCTCACCGGACACGGCTTGGCGGTCCTGCGCCTGGACCGGTTGCGCGCCCTGAAGGACGTGTATCCGGGCGACGAGCGCGAGGACGAGATGGTTGCCGCCTTCGACTACTGCCGGCACGGCAAGGGCGGCGCCGCCCCCTCCATCGACACGGCCATGCACGGCCTGGTCGACGCCGCCCACGTCGACCACCTCCACCCCGACTCCGGCATCGCGCTGGCCTGTGCCGCCGACGGCGAGAAGCTCACCGCCGAGTGCTTCGGCGACAGCGTCGTATGGGTGCCGTGGCGTCGCCCCGGTTTCCGGCTCGGCCTCGACATCGCCGCCGTCAAGGAGGCCAACCCGCAGGCCATCGGCTGCGTCCTCGGCGGCCATGGCATCACCGCGTGGGGCGCCACCAGCGAGGAGTGCGAGCGCAACTCGCTGCGCGTCATCCGCACCGCCGAGTCCTTCCTCGCCGAGCGCGGCAGGCCGGATCCTTTCGGTCCCGTCGTCGACGGGTACGAGCCGCTGCCCGAGGCCGGGCGCCGCGCGCGGGCCGCGGCGCTCGCCCCGCACGTCCGGGCCCTCGCCTCGCGGGACCGGCCGCAGGTCGGGCACTTCGACGACACCGCGCCCGTCCTGGACTTCGTCTCCCGCGCCGAGCATCCGCGCCTGGCCGCGCTGGGCACCTCCTGCCCCGACCACTTCCTGCGCACCAAGGTCCGCCCGCTGGTCCTCGACCTGCCGCCCACCGCGCCCCTGGACGAGACACTCGCCCGGCTGGAGGAGCTGCACGCCGCCTACCGCGAGGAGTACGCCGCCTACTACGACCGCCACGCCACCGCGGACTCCCCCGCCATGCGCGGCGCCGACCCGGCGATCGTCCTGGTCCCGGGCGTCGGGATGTTCTCGTTCGGCAAGGACAAGCAGACCGCCCGGGTCGCCGGTGAGTTCTACGTGAACGCGATCAACGTGATGCGCGGTGCCGAGGCCGTCTCCTCGTACCGGCCGATCGACGAGGCGGAGAAGTTCCGTATCGAGTACTGGGAGCTCGAGGAGGCCAAGCTGCGGCGGCTGCCCGCGCCCAAGCCGCTGGCCACCCGGGTCGCGCTGGTCACCGGCGCGGGCAGCGGCATCGGCCGGGCCATCGCGCACCGCCTCGCCGCCGAAGGCGCCTGCGTGGTGGTCGCCGACATCGACGCCCGCAACGCCGAGGCCGTCGCCGAGGCGCTCGGCGGTCCCGACAAGGCCATGGCCGTCACCGTCGACGTCACCTCCGAGGCACAGATCACCAAGGCATTCGAGGAGGCGCTGCTCGCCTTCGGCGGCGTCGACCTCGTGGTCAACAACGCGGGCGTCTCCCTCTCCAAACCGCTCCTGGAGACCACCGCCCACGACTGGGACGTCCAGCACGCCGTCATGGCCCGCGGCTCCTTCCTCGTCTCCCGCGAAGCCGCCCGCGTCATGCGGGCCCAAGGACTGGGCGGCGACATCGTCTACATCACTTCCAAGAACGCCGTGTTCGCCGGCCCCGACAACATCGCCTACTCCGCCACCAAGGCCGACCAGGCCCACCAAGTACGCCTGCTCGCGGCCGAGTTGGGCGAGCACGGCATCCGCGTCAACGGTGTCAACCCCGACGGCGTCGTCCGCGGCTCGGGCATCTTCGCCGGGGGCTGGGGCGCCCGGCGCGCGGCCACCTACGGCATCGAGGAGGACAAGCTCGGCGAGTTCTACGCCCAGCGCACGCTGCTCAAGCGCGAGGTGCTTCCCGAACACGTGGCGAACGCCGTGTTCGCCCTCACCGGCGGCGACCTCACCCACACCACCGGCCTGCACATCCCCGTGGACGCCGGGGTCGCCGCCGCCTTCCTGCGGTGA
- a CDS encoding rhamnulokinase family protein codes for MTGRVGPGTLKLTQAHRFRNRPVRTAGTLHWDILALYAGVLDGLRAAGHVDSVGIDGWAVDYGLLDADGQLLGNPVHYRDARTEGVAERVWTALPTDRLYAATGIQYAPFNTLYQLTAAHGTPQLAAARRALLVPDLIAYWLTGEQGTEITNASTTQLLDPRTGGWSHAVAEAAGIDTDLFAPLRRPGDPAGFLLPEVLDTAGLTGPVPLTTVASHDTASAVAAVPATTGDRFAYICTGTWSLAGLELDAPVLTEASRRANFTNELGIDGTVRYLRNIMGLWLLQECLREWGDPPLAPLLDAAAQIPGPASVVDASDPAFLAPGRMPGRVAQACRASGQPVPSTPAETTRCVLDSLALAHRRAVEDARRLADRPVDVIHVVGGGARNALLCQLTADACGLPVVAGPAEAAALGNVLVQARAHGLVGDLTAMRRLLAATQPLTRYEPTGDRAAPAAWAAAAGRIARP; via the coding sequence ATGACCGGCCGCGTCGGCCCCGGCACGCTGAAGCTGACCCAGGCACACCGCTTCCGCAACCGCCCCGTCCGCACCGCCGGCACCCTGCACTGGGACATCCTCGCCCTGTACGCGGGCGTGCTCGACGGACTGCGGGCAGCCGGGCACGTCGACTCGGTCGGCATCGACGGCTGGGCCGTCGACTACGGCCTGCTCGACGCGGACGGACAACTGCTCGGCAACCCCGTGCACTACCGCGACGCCCGCACCGAGGGCGTCGCGGAGCGGGTGTGGACCGCCCTCCCCACCGACCGGCTCTACGCGGCGACCGGCATCCAATACGCGCCCTTCAATACGCTGTACCAGTTGACAGCGGCTCACGGAACGCCCCAACTGGCGGCGGCACGGCGGGCGTTGCTCGTCCCCGACCTGATCGCCTACTGGCTGACCGGCGAGCAGGGGACCGAGATCACCAACGCGTCCACGACCCAGCTGCTCGACCCGCGGACCGGCGGCTGGTCGCACGCGGTCGCCGAGGCCGCGGGCATCGACACCGACCTGTTCGCGCCGCTGCGACGGCCGGGTGACCCCGCCGGGTTCCTGCTCCCCGAGGTCCTCGACACCGCCGGGCTCACCGGCCCGGTGCCGCTCACCACGGTCGCCTCGCACGACACCGCGTCGGCCGTCGCCGCCGTACCGGCCACCACGGGCGACCGCTTCGCGTACATCTGCACCGGCACCTGGTCGCTGGCGGGCCTGGAGCTCGACGCGCCCGTGCTCACCGAGGCGAGCCGCCGGGCGAACTTCACCAACGAACTGGGCATCGACGGCACCGTCCGCTATCTGCGCAACATCATGGGCCTGTGGCTCCTCCAGGAGTGCCTGCGGGAGTGGGGCGACCCGCCGCTCGCGCCACTCCTGGACGCGGCCGCGCAGATCCCAGGGCCCGCCTCCGTGGTGGACGCCTCGGACCCGGCCTTCCTCGCACCCGGCCGGATGCCGGGGCGCGTGGCACAAGCGTGCCGCGCCTCGGGGCAGCCGGTGCCGAGCACACCCGCCGAGACGACGAGGTGCGTCCTCGACTCGCTCGCCCTCGCGCACCGGCGTGCCGTGGAGGACGCGCGGCGCCTCGCCGACCGGCCGGTGGACGTCATCCACGTCGTGGGCGGCGGGGCCCGCAACGCCCTGCTGTGCCAACTGACCGCGGACGCCTGCGGGTTGCCGGTGGTGGCGGGCCCGGCGGAGGCGGCGGCACTCGGCAACGTACTCGTCCAGGCGCGTGCGCACGGCCTGGTCGGCGACCTCACCGCGATGCGCCGCCTGCTGGCGGCCACCCAGCCCCTGACCCGCTATGAACCGACCGGCGACCGTGCGGCTCCGGCGGCCTGGGCGGCTGCCGCCGGGCGGATCGCGCGTCCCTGA
- a CDS encoding AMP-binding protein: MIINAQGTSEPQTYVDRVLEHWHQDEDAEALVQGARRLTRGEARRRLFGLGHALRRQGLAPGDGVGLFLANRVDSVLVQLAVHLIGCRVVFLPPEPGPGELAALVEQSKARAVVTDPLFARRAADAAGRSVHAPVLLSLGPCEEPCTDLLALAADCPETRPDAVPAPGADEAVTVLYTGGTLGRPKLAAHSHRLYDALVDLADNASEDSGPAVFPTMDPDTDRVLVATLLTHGSGHLTSVQALVTGSVLVVLPEFEAGAALAALREERITATMFVPPMLYALLDHPECVSGAFPALRRIVVGGAASSPSRLQQAVEVFGPVLSQGYGQSEALGIAAFGAADLASEGARRPELWRSCGRAISDVEIEIRGEDSTAALPVRQVGEVCVRGETVMLGYYEDPERTAQALRDGWLRTGDMGYLDAEGYLYLVDRAKDIIVTGSTSDNVYSRVLEDFLLTLPGVRNAAALGVPDEEYGEAVQIFLATAEGAGVDPDEVAAAVTAELGELYTPRRTVLLDRLPTTKVGKVDKKALRAAWASGAMDRPSVSA, translated from the coding sequence ATGATCATTAACGCACAGGGAACATCCGAGCCGCAGACCTACGTCGACCGCGTCCTGGAGCACTGGCACCAGGACGAGGACGCCGAGGCACTCGTCCAAGGGGCGCGGCGGCTGACCCGGGGGGAGGCGCGGCGGAGGCTGTTCGGCCTGGGGCACGCGCTGCGTCGGCAGGGGCTCGCGCCCGGTGACGGAGTGGGGCTGTTCCTGGCCAACCGCGTGGACTCCGTCCTGGTGCAGCTCGCGGTCCACCTCATCGGCTGCCGCGTGGTGTTCCTGCCACCGGAGCCAGGACCCGGCGAACTCGCCGCGCTGGTCGAGCAGTCCAAGGCGCGCGCCGTGGTCACCGACCCGCTCTTCGCGCGGCGCGCCGCCGACGCCGCCGGCCGCAGCGTCCACGCACCCGTGCTGCTCAGCCTCGGCCCCTGCGAGGAGCCGTGCACCGACCTGCTGGCCCTGGCCGCCGATTGCCCCGAGACGCGTCCGGACGCCGTGCCCGCACCGGGAGCGGACGAGGCCGTCACCGTCCTCTACACCGGCGGCACCCTGGGCCGCCCCAAGCTCGCCGCGCACAGCCACCGGCTCTACGACGCGCTGGTGGACCTGGCGGACAACGCCTCGGAGGACTCCGGGCCCGCGGTCTTCCCGACCATGGACCCGGACACGGACCGGGTGCTCGTCGCCACGCTGCTCACGCACGGCAGCGGTCACCTCACCTCGGTCCAGGCGCTGGTGACCGGCTCCGTCCTGGTCGTGCTGCCCGAGTTCGAGGCGGGCGCGGCGCTGGCGGCGCTGCGCGAGGAGCGGATCACCGCCACCATGTTCGTGCCGCCCATGCTGTACGCCCTCCTCGACCACCCGGAGTGCGTGTCCGGCGCGTTCCCCGCGCTGCGGCGGATCGTCGTCGGCGGCGCGGCCTCCTCGCCCAGCCGGCTCCAGCAGGCGGTCGAGGTCTTCGGGCCCGTGCTCAGCCAGGGATACGGACAGTCGGAGGCGCTCGGCATCGCCGCGTTCGGCGCGGCGGACCTCGCATCGGAGGGGGCCCGCAGGCCGGAGCTCTGGCGCAGCTGCGGCCGCGCGATATCCGACGTCGAGATCGAGATCCGTGGCGAGGACAGCACGGCGGCACTGCCCGTCCGGCAGGTCGGCGAGGTCTGCGTCCGGGGCGAGACGGTGATGCTCGGCTACTACGAGGACCCCGAGCGCACCGCGCAGGCGCTGCGCGACGGCTGGCTGCGCACGGGCGACATGGGCTACCTCGACGCCGAGGGCTACCTCTATCTCGTCGACCGGGCCAAGGACATCATCGTCACCGGCAGCACCAGCGACAACGTCTACTCCCGGGTCCTGGAGGACTTCCTGCTCACCCTGCCCGGCGTGCGCAACGCGGCGGCGCTTGGCGTACCGGACGAGGAGTACGGCGAGGCCGTGCAGATCTTCCTGGCCACGGCCGAGGGCGCCGGCGTCGACCCGGACGAGGTCGCCGCGGCGGTCACCGCCGAGCTGGGAGAGCTGTACACGCCCCGGCGGACGGTCCTGCTGGACCGGCTGCCGACGACCAAGGTCGGCAAGGTCGACAAGAAGGCGCTGCGCGCCGCGTGGGCGAGCGGAGCCATGGACAGGCCGTCCGTGTCGGCGTGA
- a CDS encoding VOC family protein, whose translation MSSIKQFQVTFDCAEPERVARFWCEVPGYVVSPPPKGFATWEDFDRSRPPEEQGAWFACGDPSGVGPRLFFQRVPEGKAVKNRVHLDVRVSSMSCITMQGSCSSASSRTRATSSVSTEFSGTSGDGVTNLDY comes from the coding sequence ATGTCATCGATCAAGCAGTTCCAAGTCACCTTCGACTGCGCGGAACCCGAGCGCGTCGCCCGCTTCTGGTGCGAGGTGCCGGGGTACGTCGTCTCCCCGCCGCCGAAGGGGTTTGCCACGTGGGAGGATTTCGACCGCTCGCGGCCGCCCGAGGAGCAGGGCGCGTGGTTCGCCTGCGGTGACCCCTCGGGCGTCGGCCCGCGCCTGTTCTTCCAGCGCGTTCCCGAAGGCAAGGCCGTCAAGAATCGCGTACATCTCGACGTGCGGGTCTCCTCGATGTCCTGCATCACGATGCAGGGATCGTGCTCGTCCGCCAGCAGTCGCACGCGGGCAACGAGTTCTGTCTCGACTGAGTTCTCCGGGACTTCTGGCGACGGTGTGACCAACCTGGACTACTGA